The nucleotide sequence TACTTGAATGCTCCCGCTCAGGGTCTGCTCCAGCAGTTGTTTCTCCGCCGTAACCAACCGGTACTGCACGACCGCTGCCGTCAAGGTTTTTGCCATCACGTCGTGGGTACAAGGCTTGGTAAGGAAACGGAAAATGCTGCCTTCATTGATGGCATCCACCGCCGTGCCCATGTCGGAATTGCCGGTGAGCATGATCCGGATCGTATCCGGCCATTGCGCTCTGATCTTGCTCAAGAGCTGAATGCCATCCATGATCGGCATGCGCATGTCGGAAACTACGACCGCATAGGGCCCCTTCTCACCCGCCATCTTGAGGGCTTCCTGTCCGCTGTTCGCAATGTCCAAGGGGAACTCGCGGCCTAAGATGCGGCGGAATCCAGCGAGCAGGTTTGCGTCATCGTCGACCAGAAGTATCGTTTCAGCCATGTTGCTCCTCGGTGCGTTTGCTCTGGGGGGTGATCGCGCACTTTCCTTTAAGTCTCCATTTACAACAATCGGCATTGTTGGCTTAACCATTGAATTTGTGTGCAATTCCCGGATCAGGAACAGGGGAGTGGACGTGCAGTAATCGGAGTGGCGCACTTTGCCGATGATCCCTGCACCTCGCTTATGTCGCTGGCGTGGCATGGGACTTGAAATCGGGTGAAGGGGCGCTACCAGTGGTCAATGAATGCCTGTCGGGCGGAGATCAGCGGGGCTCGGATAACGGAAAACGGAGAGGGCGACACAGTGGTGACCTCCCCAATGTGCGCGCCTCTGGCTTCGTTCAGGCCGTGCTTCCTTTAGGCCTAGCCTTCGGACTGATCGTTGCCTTAGTGGTCTGGGTCGTCGATCAGGGCTCGCGCGGCGTGGGGCTAGCATCCGTTTGCGTAGTGCTCGGAGGTCTATTGGGCGCAGGCGTCGCGGCGGTGATCACAAAGCGCAGAATGCGAGTGGTCACGACGCGTCTGAGCGGTGAGCGGGAAACACTGAGGATGGCGTGCCAGGAGGCGGAGGTTTTTATCAATGCAGTTCCGTCCATTCTGATTGGCCTTGATCGTCAATCCGCGATCACTCGCTGGAATTCATCGGCGGCCCGTGTGTTCGGCTTGTCCGACACAGCAACGGTGGGGAAATCTTTGACCGACTGTGGCATCCATTGGCTACGGCCCGACATGCCCGACGAAATTCGGGCGTGGCTTTCTGGAAGCGAGGCCCGGCGTTGCGACCAGGCCCCATTTGAATTGAATGGTGAGTCCCGATTGTTGGGGCTCACCATCACACCCGTTCACGTCACTGACCAGAACATGACCAAGCTCCTCGTGATCGGTTCGGACACGACCGACCGCACCAACCTCGAAGCACAACTTCGTCAGGCGCAGAAACTTGAATCGGTCGGCCAACTTGCAGCGGGCATCGCACACGAAATCAATACTCCCACCCAGTACATCGGAGACAACATACGCTTCCTGAAGGATGCGTTCCATGATCTGGGCGGGCTAGTCGCGACCTATCAAAAACTGCTCTCGGCAGCCCCCAACAGCAACCAATCTCGCGAGCAGATCGAGCAGATGTCAGCAGCCGTGAAAGGCACCGACACGCAGTACCTGCTGGAGGAAATCCCGAAAGCCATCGATCAGAGCCTCGAGGGAGTGGGCCGAGTAGCGGCTCTGGTCAGCGCGATGAAAGAGTTCTCTCATCCGGGGACCAAGGACAAGATTCACCTCGATCTGAACCATGCGATTCAAAGCACGATTACGGTCGCCCGCAATGAATGGAAGTACGTGGCGGACATCGAGACTGATTTCGATCCTACGTTGCCCATGGTTTCGTGCCTGCCCGGCGACTTCAATCAGGTGATCCTCAACTTGATCGTGAATGCCGCGCATGCCATTGCCGAGGCGATCAAGACGGGCGCGTCTGAAAAGGGGAATATCAAAGTGCAAACCCGAAATTCCGGAGAGTGGGTCGAAATCCGCATTCAGGACAATGGTGCGGGAATTCCCGACAAGGTCCGGCCGCGCATCTTCGATCCGTTCTTCACGACCAAGGAAATCGGCAAGGGGACCGGGCAGGGGCTCGCCATTGCTCGTTCGGTGATCGTCGACAAGCATCAGGGAACTATCCAATTCGAGACGGAAGTCGGGAAAGGGACGACTTTCATCATTCGCCTTCCCCGCACTGACAAGACCTTGTCCGCAGAAGCGGGTTCGGCATGAAGCGGATTTTATTTGTAGATGATGAAAGCAAGGTTCTCGACGGGCTCCGCCGCATGATGTACGCGGAACGGAACCGCTGGCAAACCGAGTTTGCCCTGGGCGGTGAAGCTGCGCTGCTCGCCTGCGAGGCGCAACCCTTCGACGTCGTCGTTTCCGATATGCGGATGCCAGGAATGGACGGAGCGACGCTCCTTGGCCATTTCCAGGCCCGTTATCCGTCCACCGCCAGAATTATCCTTTCCGGATACTCAGAAGCGTCACTCGCGGTGCGCGCAGGACACGTCGCGCACAGGTTCCTTGCCAAGCCCTGTACTGCCGCCGACCTCTGCTCCATGATTGAACGTGTATGCACACTCCAGGACGTCCTGTGCACGCCCGAAATCCGCAACGTAATTGGAACCATCGGAGAACTACCGTCGCTTTCCATTACCTACCAATCCCTGACACGGGCGGTGAACGATCCGAATTCGTCGATCAATGCGGTGGCGCAGATTCTCGCACAGGACATCGCGATGGCTGCGAAGGTGTTGCAATTAGTCAATTCGGCATTTTTCGGTTTGGCACAGCGGGTCACGACTTTACAGAGCGCCGCCGTTCATCTGGGAATGCAAACCATCAAGAACCTGGCGCTCGCTTCGGAGACCTTTCGCGTCTTTGTCCCGGACAAACGCATCCCGCCATCGGTAGTCGAGTCCATCCAGCAACATGCCCAATTGACGGCGGCCATCGCGGCCACTCTGCCGGTCGCGCGCGAGATCCGGGACGTTACCATCCTGTCTGCACTCCTGCATGACATTGGCAGGCTTGTGCTCGCCAGTAAGATGCCGGCAGAATTTGTCGCCTCGGAGGCGAAAGACATTCGAGATGGACACGGCATTGTGGAGGCGGAAGAGAAACTACTGGGAACCTCGCACGCGGAAGTTGGCGCATACCTGCTAGGGTTGTGGGGAATTCCGGATCTTGCCGTGGAGGCCATCGCCCACCATCACCGTCCGACCCGCATTCCTCACTCCGGGCTCGATGCCTCGGCAGCGCTCTATGTTGCGGACTTGTTGGCGCATGAATTGACCGCTCACCCCAACGATGCGACAGGAGCCGAGTTATCGGAATTCTCCCGAAATTGTCTTCAGACCTTGGGCGTGTTTCCCCAGTATGAAGAGCTACGCAGCCTTGCGCTTCAATGTCGTCCTAACGCAGCAGGTTGAGGTCG is from Acidobacteriota bacterium and encodes:
- a CDS encoding PAS domain-containing protein — its product is MRASGFVQAVLPLGLAFGLIVALVVWVVDQGSRGVGLASVCVVLGGLLGAGVAAVITKRRMRVVTTRLSGERETLRMACQEAEVFINAVPSILIGLDRQSAITRWNSSAARVFGLSDTATVGKSLTDCGIHWLRPDMPDEIRAWLSGSEARRCDQAPFELNGESRLLGLTITPVHVTDQNMTKLLVIGSDTTDRTNLEAQLRQAQKLESVGQLAAGIAHEINTPTQYIGDNIRFLKDAFHDLGGLVATYQKLLSAAPNSNQSREQIEQMSAAVKGTDTQYLLEEIPKAIDQSLEGVGRVAALVSAMKEFSHPGTKDKIHLDLNHAIQSTITVARNEWKYVADIETDFDPTLPMVSCLPGDFNQVILNLIVNAAHAIAEAIKTGASEKGNIKVQTRNSGEWVEIRIQDNGAGIPDKVRPRIFDPFFTTKEIGKGTGQGLAIARSVIVDKHQGTIQFETEVGKGTTFIIRLPRTDKTLSAEAGSA
- a CDS encoding HDOD domain-containing protein; translated protein: MKRILFVDDESKVLDGLRRMMYAERNRWQTEFALGGEAALLACEAQPFDVVVSDMRMPGMDGATLLGHFQARYPSTARIILSGYSEASLAVRAGHVAHRFLAKPCTAADLCSMIERVCTLQDVLCTPEIRNVIGTIGELPSLSITYQSLTRAVNDPNSSINAVAQILAQDIAMAAKVLQLVNSAFFGLAQRVTTLQSAAVHLGMQTIKNLALASETFRVFVPDKRIPPSVVESIQQHAQLTAAIAATLPVAREIRDVTILSALLHDIGRLVLASKMPAEFVASEAKDIRDGHGIVEAEEKLLGTSHAEVGAYLLGLWGIPDLAVEAIAHHHRPTRIPHSGLDASAALYVADLLAHELTAHPNDATGAELSEFSRNCLQTLGVFPQYEELRSLALQCRPNAAG